One region of Triticum aestivum cultivar Chinese Spring chromosome 6B, IWGSC CS RefSeq v2.1, whole genome shotgun sequence genomic DNA includes:
- the LOC123138125 gene encoding calcium sensing receptor, chloroplastic, whose product MAFTPTSVSATLAPSAPPPPAATKGTPRRAPWNAAPLAAAAASSTAALMAATPAARAAALSKEDVAGSFTKVVDTVDVVIGVGGKVAEQSFVVLRALGEAAKPALPVLQNAGEQALKLASPVVSDASRQATEALQGAGVDLAPFQSAFKTVADAAQPAIGAAKPIASETVQTIGSLEGTDYVVAAGAAFLAYLLLPPAWSLLSYGLRGYKGDLSPAQALDMVTSQGYLIIDVRSENDKAKAGVPQLPSNAKNKIIALPLEELPNKIKGMVRNAKRAEAEIAALKISYLKRIGKGSNIVVMDSYGDNSKIVAKTLNSVGFKNCWVMAGGFSGGKGWAQSRLGTDSYNLSVVEVVKPSRVIPAAAERFVTVSSTSTPSRTTRKLLPGNVDS is encoded by the exons ATGGCCTTTACCCCCACGTCGGTGTCGGCCACCCTGGCgccgtcggctcctcctcctccggcggccaCCAAGGGCACGCCCCGCCGGGCGCCATGGAATGCCGCGCCGCTGGCCGCGGCGGCTGCCTCGTCGACGGCTGCATTGATGGCCGCGACGCCCGCGGCGCGCGCCGCGGCGTTGTCCAAGGAGGACGTCGCCGGGTCGTTCACCAAG GTGGTGGACACGGTGGACGTGGTGATCGGCGTCGGCGGCAAGGTGGCCGAGCAGTCCTTTGTCGTGCTCAGGGCGCTGGGCGAGGCCGCGAAGCCGGCGCTGCCGGTGCTGCAGAACGCCGGCGAGCAGGCCCTGAAGCTCGCCTCGCCGGTGGTCTCCGACGCCTCCAGGCAGGCCACGGAGGCGCTCCAGGGCGCCGGCGTCGACCTTGCCCCCTTCCAGTCTGCTTTCAAG ACGGTCGCAGATGCGGCGCAGCCGGCCATCGGCGCCGCGAAGCCGATCGCGTCCGAGACCGTGCAGACCATCGGGTCCCTGGAAGGCACGGACTACGTCGTGGCCGCCGGAGCCGCGTTCCTCGCGTACCTGCTCCTGCCGCCGGCCTGGTCCCTGCTCTCATACGGCCTACGCGGCTACAAAG GTGACCTGAGCCCAGCTCAAGCTCTGGACATGGTCACCTCTCAAGGTTACCTTATCATCGACGTGCGAAGCGAGAACGACAAGGCCAAAGCCGGCGTGCCGCAGCTCCCCTCCAACGCAAAGAACAAGATCATCGCTCTGCC GCTCGAAGAACTTCCGAACAAGATAAAGGGAATGGTGCGCAATGCAAAGCGAGCCGAGGCGGAGATCGCCGCGCTGAAGATCTCCTACCTCAAGAGGATCGGCAAGGGCTCCAACATCGTCGTCATGGACTC GTACGGTGACAACTCCAAGATTGTGGCCAAGACACTCAACAGCGTGGGGTTCAAGAACTGCTGGGTCATGGCCGGCGGCTTCTCCGGCGGGAAAGGGTGGGCGCAGAGCCGCCTTGGGACGGACTCCTACAACCTCTCCGTTGTCGAAGTCGTCAAGCCGTCACGGGTGATTCCAGCGGCCGCTGAACGGTTCGTGACGGTCTCGTCGACTTCAACTCCCTCCAGGACGACTCGCAAGCTTCTTCCTGGGAATGTGGACAGCTGA